DNA sequence from the Desulfovibrio sp. genome:
GGCTTCCACCAACAATATGACCAATACCATTGAGGTCACCTTCTCCACACGCAGCCTGCTGCGCTGGGGGGATCTGACCGTTCGTTTTCAGCCGCTGGCCCATCAAGGCATACAGCCCGTCACCTACGCCCTTGACCGGGCGCTGGCATACCGTGCAAGCCGTGAAACCCGCGCCATGTTGCACGAGCTGGCTCAACGCATGTTCCCACAGCAGGTCGAGGCTGAAGGTCCCAACGCTACATATACCAACAGCGTAAAATAGGAGGCTATAATGACACAGCTTGTTTCTGACATCCGCATTTTGGACAATTTGCTGGCCCTTAACCTTAACGTCAGCTTGTGGTCTGCCCGCCGCAAAATGAGCCAGGAAGATCTGGGCGGCGCAGAGCTGCCCCCCGAAGATCTGGCTTCTCTGGGCTCAAAGCGCATTGCTGACCCGGAGAACCTCAAGGTGTTCGGCACGCTCAAGGCCCGTGCCTTCAACTACCTTGACCGGCACGGGGTACGGTTCATGTCTGGCTGGGCCATCCCCGAAGAAAAAGCCGGCGAAATCGTACAGGAGCTGCTCAACATCCGCACCGAATTCCAGAAAGAAAAGGAAGCTTTTCTGGCTGGCTATGACCAAAAGGTGCAGGCGTGGATTGAGAAACACCATCAGTGGGGCGAAATTATCCGCAACTCCCTCGTGGGGCCTGACTATGTACGCGCCCGCATGGATTTCCGCTGGCAGCTGTATAAGGTCGCCCCGCTTGAGCAGCACACAGACAACACCGCTGTGCTGGAAGCCGGTCTGGCAGAAGAGGTACAGGGCCTCGGCGGCACCCTGTTTGATGAGGTGGCCAAGTCGGCTGACGATATATGGCGCAGGGTTTATCACGGCAAGACGGAGGTAACCCACAAAGCGCTCTCTCCGCTGCGTACCCTGCATGCCAAGCTCACGGGCTTATCTTTCGTAGAGCCGCATGTGGCCCCGGTGGCTGACATCGTGCAGGCTGCACTGCTGCGTATGCCCAAGAAAGGGAATATCACCGGCACAGACCTGCTGCTGTTGCAGGGGCTGGTCTACCTGCTCAAGGACAGTACGGCTCTTGTGCCCCACGCCCAAAAAGTTATTGAGGGGTATGGCCCCGCATTTGTGCTGGATGCCCTGTTGGCTGGTCCGGGAGTTATTGCTGAGCAAGACGGCAGCTCAATGCTGGTAGACGGTGCAGCTGATGGAGATGACGACGAACCCATTCTGCCTGATATTCCTGCAGTAGACAGCGCATTGCCTCATCCTGCTATCCAAAGCCTGGGCCTGTGGTGATTGCCATGATTCGAACAAAAGACGTTCTTAACTGCCTGCCACTTTTGGCATCCATTCTGGGTGACCGCTATGGCGTGCAGGTGCGTATTGGCGGCAAGGAAGCCTGTACCAACGGTAAGGTAATTCACTTGCCCTCATTGCCCATGGATTGTGAGCCTGAATTGCTGGCATTGGCGAGGTCGTTTGTGGATCATGAATCCGGCCATATTCGACACACTGATTTTAGCGTGCTGCAGGCCGCCAACCTTGCCCCTGTGACCTTCAACCTGATCAATTGCCTTGAGGATTGGCGTGTTGAAAAGAAGCTGTCGGGCATTTTCCCCGGCTGCCGGAGGAACCTGAACTGGCTGATACGACGATTCTTTGTAGAGCAAGCACAGCCAAGGGCCGGGG
Encoded proteins:
- a CDS encoding DUF3150 domain-containing protein codes for the protein MTQLVSDIRILDNLLALNLNVSLWSARRKMSQEDLGGAELPPEDLASLGSKRIADPENLKVFGTLKARAFNYLDRHGVRFMSGWAIPEEKAGEIVQELLNIRTEFQKEKEAFLAGYDQKVQAWIEKHHQWGEIIRNSLVGPDYVRARMDFRWQLYKVAPLEQHTDNTAVLEAGLAEEVQGLGGTLFDEVAKSADDIWRRVYHGKTEVTHKALSPLRTLHAKLTGLSFVEPHVAPVADIVQAALLRMPKKGNITGTDLLLLQGLVYLLKDSTALVPHAQKVIEGYGPAFVLDALLAGPGVIAEQDGSSMLVDGAADGDDDEPILPDIPAVDSALPHPAIQSLGLW